A window from Nevskia ramosa DSM 11499 encodes these proteins:
- a CDS encoding deoxyguanosinetriphosphate triphosphohydrolase encodes MTLAPYAAREDRSRGRRHAEAPPQGRSEYQRDRDRIIHSAAFRRLEYKTQVFVSHEGDLYRNRLTHSLEVAQITRSLARGLHLNEDLAETIALAHDLGHTPFGHAGQDALDDCLKAHGGFEHNAQSLRVVDELEDKYAEFRGLNLTFETREGILKHCSLSRAATLGDVGERFLSRHQPGLEAQLTNIADQIAYNNHDVDDGLRAGLLSIEQMCEVPLFARFHAEVTARYTALTPRQLRHETIRRMINALVIDLHSETTRRLAEQELADIDAVRSHGKPLVSFSAAMQRENRDLKRYLSEQLYSHHQVYRVMHKARRIVRELFEALHADIRLLPPEFHAAAGAAAATAGETGQARVVADYVAGMTDRFAQDEHARLYDLRQLR; translated from the coding sequence ATGACGCTCGCGCCCTACGCCGCGCGCGAGGATCGCTCGCGAGGCCGTCGCCACGCCGAAGCGCCGCCGCAGGGGCGCAGCGAATACCAGCGCGATCGCGATCGCATCATCCATTCGGCGGCGTTCCGCCGGCTCGAATACAAGACCCAGGTGTTCGTCAGCCACGAAGGCGATCTCTATCGCAATCGACTGACCCATTCGCTGGAAGTCGCCCAGATCACCCGCAGCCTCGCCCGCGGCCTGCATCTGAACGAGGACCTGGCCGAAACCATCGCCCTCGCCCACGACCTCGGCCACACGCCGTTCGGCCACGCCGGCCAGGACGCGCTCGACGATTGTCTGAAGGCGCATGGCGGCTTCGAGCACAACGCGCAGAGCCTGCGGGTGGTCGATGAACTGGAAGACAAGTACGCCGAGTTCCGCGGCCTGAATCTCACGTTCGAGACCCGCGAAGGCATCCTCAAGCACTGCTCGCTGAGCCGTGCGGCGACGCTCGGCGATGTCGGCGAGCGCTTCCTGAGCAGGCATCAGCCTGGCCTCGAAGCGCAGCTGACCAACATCGCCGACCAGATCGCCTACAACAATCACGATGTCGACGACGGCCTGCGCGCCGGCCTGCTGAGCATCGAGCAGATGTGCGAAGTGCCGCTGTTCGCACGCTTCCACGCCGAAGTCACGGCGCGCTACACGGCCTTGACGCCGCGCCAGCTGCGCCACGAAACGATCCGCCGGATGATCAACGCGCTGGTCATCGACCTGCACAGCGAAACCACGCGGCGCCTCGCCGAGCAGGAACTGGCCGATATCGACGCCGTGCGCAGCCATGGCAAGCCGCTGGTCTCGTTCAGTGCAGCGATGCAGCGCGAAAACCGCGATCTGAAGCGCTACCTCAGCGAGCAGCTGTACAGCCACCACCAGGTCTACCGGGTGATGCACAAGGCCCGGCGCATCGTCCGCGAATTGTTCGAAGCACTGCATGCCGACATCCGCCTGCTGCCGCCCGAGTTTCATGCCGCAGCAGGCGCAGCAGCAGCGACCGCCGGCGAAACCGGGCAGGCGCGGGTGGTGGCAGATTACGTGGCGGGGATGACGGATCGCTTTGCGCAGGATGAGCATGCGCGGCTGTATGACCTTCGCCAGTTGCGATAA
- a CDS encoding pilus assembly protein PilP encodes MSRHHCWVLPLLAASLALSACSNSMSDLEVWVAEVKARKNSQIDPIPQMKQYEAYAYVSDNRRDPFVNSPESQQRAEGGENSALRPDLNRNKEPLEEFPIDALRLVGMVVFNGKTYAMVKAPDAVIHRVTIGDHMGQNYGRINKVTEAEVSLTEIIPDGFGGFTERAAALAATE; translated from the coding sequence ATGAGCCGCCATCACTGCTGGGTTCTGCCGTTGCTGGCCGCGAGCCTGGCGCTGTCGGCCTGCAGCAACAGCATGAGCGATCTCGAGGTCTGGGTGGCCGAGGTCAAGGCGCGCAAGAACTCGCAGATCGATCCGATTCCGCAGATGAAGCAGTACGAGGCCTATGCCTACGTCAGCGACAACCGCCGCGATCCGTTCGTCAATTCGCCGGAGTCCCAGCAGCGTGCCGAGGGCGGTGAAAACTCGGCACTGCGCCCGGACCTGAACCGCAACAAGGAACCGCTCGAGGAATTCCCGATCGATGCGCTGCGCCTGGTCGGCATGGTGGTCTTCAACGGCAAGACCTACGCGATGGTCAAGGCACCGGACGCGGTCATCCACCGGGTCACCATCGGCGATCACATGGGCCAGAACTACGGCCGTATCAACAAGGTCACCGAGGCTGAAGTGAGCCTCACCGAAATCATTCCGGATGGCTTCGGCGGTTTCACCGAACGGGCGGCGGCGCTGGCCGCAACCGAATGA
- the aroB gene encoding 3-dehydroquinate synthase: protein MRRLLSVELGERSYPLAIGAGLLADPESYAELRGKTLRIVTDANVAARYLDPVLDALNLTREHAFVLPAGELQKTWANAEQVLDWLLASRIARDGVLIALGGGVIGDLTGFVASIYQRGIAFVQMPTTLLSQVDSSVGGKTGVNHARGKNLIGAFHQPIAVFADTDTLNTLPPRELSAGLAEVIKCGMLGDAALFARLERDIDAILTLDPNAVAEAVERCCKLKARIVALDERESLAGGPRTLLNLGHTFGHAVETFTKYETWLHGEAVGLGLAMAADMSMRLGWLKAEDAERCLKLIERAKLPIRPPAAMTPDDFRSLMARDKKVAAGKLRLVLMRAIGEAATTADFDVAALDATLGHFCTPADASDAAIQAA from the coding sequence ATGCGTCGACTCCTAAGCGTTGAACTCGGCGAACGCAGCTATCCGCTGGCGATCGGCGCCGGCCTGCTGGCCGATCCGGAGTCCTATGCCGAGCTGCGCGGCAAGACGCTGCGCATCGTCACCGATGCCAACGTCGCTGCCCGCTATCTCGATCCGGTGCTCGACGCGCTGAACCTGACCCGCGAGCACGCCTTCGTGCTGCCGGCCGGTGAGCTGCAGAAAACCTGGGCCAATGCCGAACAGGTGCTCGACTGGCTGCTGGCCAGCCGCATTGCTCGCGATGGTGTGCTGATCGCCCTAGGCGGCGGCGTGATCGGCGATCTGACCGGTTTCGTTGCTTCGATCTACCAGCGCGGCATTGCCTTCGTGCAAATGCCGACCACTCTCTTGTCGCAGGTCGATTCCTCGGTCGGCGGCAAGACCGGCGTCAACCACGCGCGCGGCAAGAATCTGATCGGGGCCTTCCATCAGCCAATCGCCGTGTTCGCCGATACCGACACCCTGAACACGCTGCCGCCGCGCGAGCTGTCGGCCGGCCTGGCCGAAGTGATCAAATGCGGCATGCTCGGCGACGCTGCGCTGTTCGCCAGGCTCGAGCGCGACATCGATGCGATCCTGACGCTCGATCCGAACGCGGTCGCCGAAGCCGTCGAGCGCTGCTGCAAGCTGAAGGCGCGGATCGTCGCGCTCGATGAACGCGAATCGCTGGCCGGCGGCCCGCGTACCTTGCTGAACCTCGGCCACACCTTCGGCCACGCGGTGGAAACCTTCACCAAGTACGAGACCTGGCTGCATGGCGAAGCGGTGGGCCTCGGTCTGGCGATGGCCGCAGACATGTCGATGCGCCTCGGCTGGCTGAAGGCCGAAGATGCCGAGCGCTGTCTGAAGCTGATCGAGCGTGCCAAGCTGCCGATTCGGCCGCCGGCGGCGATGACGCCGGACGATTTCCGCAGCCTGATGGCGCGCGACAAGAAGGTGGCCGCCGGCAAGCTGCGGCTGGTGCTGATGCGGGCGATCGGCGAAGCGGCGACCACCGCCGATTTCGACGTCGCCGCGCTCGACGCCACCCTGGGCCATTTCTGCACGCCTGCCGACGCATCGGACGCCGCGATACAAGCCGCATGA
- the aroK gene encoding shikimate kinase AroK, which produces MNSKRNIYLVGPMGAGKTTVGRRLADACRLEFVDSDQVVEARTGVNIAFIFEKEGETGFRKRESAAIAELVQRDGIVLSTGGGAVMDPGSRALLAARGFVVYLHASVDHQIARTERTDNRPLLQVGDRRDTLQRLFALRDPLYREIADFIVHTDGRNARALAREIEDHLVRPIAAPLKPCVDS; this is translated from the coding sequence GTGAACAGCAAGCGCAACATCTACCTCGTTGGCCCGATGGGCGCCGGCAAAACCACGGTCGGGCGAAGGCTCGCCGATGCCTGCCGGCTGGAATTCGTCGATTCCGATCAGGTGGTCGAGGCGCGCACCGGCGTCAACATCGCCTTCATCTTCGAGAAGGAAGGCGAAACCGGTTTCCGCAAGCGCGAGTCTGCCGCGATCGCCGAGCTGGTGCAGCGCGACGGCATCGTGCTGTCGACCGGCGGCGGCGCGGTGATGGATCCGGGTTCCCGTGCCTTGCTCGCCGCCCGAGGCTTCGTCGTCTACCTGCACGCCAGTGTCGATCACCAGATCGCCCGCACCGAGCGCACCGACAACCGGCCGCTGTTGCAGGTCGGGGATCGCCGTGACACGCTCCAGCGCCTGTTCGCGCTGCGCGATCCGCTGTACCGCGAAATTGCCGATTTCATCGTCCACACCGATGGGCGCAATGCTCGCGCCCTCGCCCGCGAGATTGAAGATCATCTGGTCCGCCCCATTGCCGCGCCCCTGAAGCCATGCGTCGACTCCTAA
- the pilQ gene encoding type IV pilus secretin PilQ, translating to MISGAGWLHRAAALLLLALVALGLPVQAQTQSQTVRSLQSMDFVALDGDRVLLTLTLSSPAPEPVVFAIDKPARLSIDLPDTTLALVNRYRKVNVGQVRSVAAAEAKGRSRIVVEMNALTPHTVRVDGNKIYLELAGVTGALSSPKAATPLPPRTTTTVAPTAAPTVAPARAAASTAPVQGLISNIDFRRGEKGEGRVIVALGDTRNAVDVREEGGKIVVRFKNTSVPERLAKRFDVLDFATPVKFIDASRDGANAQIIVTPIAAGDFEQVAYQSGNVFTLELQPISQEKLDERRRLEPQYTGEKISLSFQSIDVRSLLQIIADVAQTNMVVSDSVTGQIAMRLQNVPWDQALDIILRTKGLGQRKSGNVILVAPLDELAQREKADLENEKQKVQLAALRSEIIQVNYGKASELAGLIKSKENSVLSERGSVTVDERTNTMLVLETRDKLGEIRALVQRLDIPVRQVLIESRIVVARSNFDREFGARFGFSGNRTRDGGNGGLISTSGSGEGTNTSLTGSPTGLPSIGGSTPAPRAAGAIGDRYNVNLPVANPAGSIALAILGRNSLIDLELSALQSEGKGEVISSPRVITANGKQAAIEQGREIPFQNATSSGATAVQFKKAVLSLNVTPQITPDNRVIMDLAVTNDSQGTDVAQSGGGSAPAIDTRKVTTQVLVDNGQTVVLGGIYEQTTNDSVTKVPLLGDIPVLGVLFRNKIKIQNKTELLIFITPKILSEGLKVN from the coding sequence GTGATCAGCGGGGCGGGATGGCTGCACCGTGCTGCCGCACTGCTGCTGCTGGCGCTCGTTGCCCTGGGCCTGCCGGTGCAGGCCCAGACTCAGAGCCAGACGGTGCGCTCGCTGCAGAGCATGGATTTCGTCGCGCTCGACGGTGACCGTGTGCTGCTCACCCTGACCCTGTCGTCTCCGGCACCGGAGCCGGTGGTGTTCGCCATCGACAAGCCGGCGCGCCTGTCGATCGATCTGCCGGACACCACGCTGGCGCTGGTCAACCGCTATCGCAAGGTCAATGTCGGCCAGGTCCGTTCGGTGGCCGCCGCCGAGGCCAAGGGCCGTTCGCGAATCGTCGTCGAGATGAACGCGCTGACGCCGCACACGGTGAGAGTCGACGGCAACAAGATTTACCTCGAACTCGCCGGCGTTACCGGTGCCTTGTCGTCACCGAAGGCAGCCACGCCGTTGCCGCCGCGGACGACCACCACCGTTGCCCCGACAGCGGCTCCGACGGTGGCGCCGGCAAGAGCTGCCGCGAGCACGGCACCGGTGCAGGGTTTGATTTCGAACATCGACTTCCGCCGCGGCGAGAAGGGCGAAGGCCGGGTCATCGTCGCGCTCGGCGACACGCGCAATGCCGTCGATGTCCGCGAGGAAGGCGGCAAGATCGTGGTCCGCTTCAAGAACACCTCGGTGCCGGAACGCCTGGCCAAGCGATTCGACGTGCTCGATTTCGCCACGCCGGTGAAGTTCATCGACGCCTCTCGCGACGGCGCCAATGCCCAGATCATCGTCACCCCGATCGCCGCCGGTGACTTCGAGCAAGTCGCCTATCAGTCCGGCAACGTGTTCACGCTGGAACTGCAGCCGATCTCGCAGGAGAAACTCGACGAGCGTCGCCGGCTGGAGCCGCAGTACACCGGCGAGAAGATCAGCCTGTCGTTCCAGAGCATCGATGTGCGCTCGCTGCTGCAGATCATTGCCGACGTCGCCCAGACCAATATGGTGGTCTCCGATTCGGTGACCGGCCAGATCGCGATGCGCCTGCAGAACGTGCCTTGGGATCAGGCGCTGGACATCATCCTGCGCACCAAGGGACTGGGCCAGCGCAAGTCCGGCAACGTGATTCTGGTGGCGCCGCTCGACGAGCTTGCCCAACGCGAGAAGGCCGATCTGGAGAACGAGAAGCAGAAGGTGCAGCTCGCCGCACTGCGCTCGGAGATCATCCAGGTCAACTACGGCAAGGCCAGCGAGCTGGCGGGCCTGATCAAGTCGAAGGAAAACTCGGTGCTGTCCGAACGCGGCAGCGTCACCGTCGACGAGCGCACCAACACCATGCTGGTGCTGGAAACGCGCGACAAGCTCGGCGAGATCCGTGCGCTGGTGCAGCGCCTCGACATTCCGGTGCGCCAGGTGCTGATCGAGTCGCGCATCGTCGTCGCCCGCTCGAATTTCGATCGTGAATTCGGCGCCCGTTTCGGCTTCAGCGGCAACCGCACCCGCGATGGCGGCAACGGCGGCCTGATCTCCACCAGCGGCAGCGGCGAAGGCACCAACACCTCGCTGACCGGCTCGCCGACCGGTCTGCCGTCGATCGGCGGCTCGACACCGGCGCCGCGCGCGGCGGGTGCGATCGGCGATCGCTACAACGTCAATCTGCCGGTCGCCAATCCGGCTGGCAGCATCGCGCTGGCCATCCTCGGCCGCAATTCGCTGATCGATCTCGAACTGTCGGCACTGCAGTCCGAAGGCAAGGGCGAAGTGATTTCCTCGCCGCGGGTGATCACCGCCAACGGCAAGCAGGCGGCGATCGAGCAGGGCCGCGAAATCCCGTTCCAGAACGCCACTTCAAGCGGAGCCACGGCCGTGCAGTTCAAGAAGGCGGTGCTCAGCTTGAACGTGACGCCGCAAATCACGCCGGACAACCGGGTGATCATGGATCTGGCGGTCACCAATGATTCGCAGGGTACTGACGTCGCCCAGAGCGGCGGCGGCTCGGCGCCGGCCATCGATACCCGCAAGGTGACTACCCAAGTGCTGGTCGACAACGGCCAGACCGTGGTGCTCGGCGGCATCTACGAGCAGACCACCAACGACAGCGTCACCAAGGTGCCGCTGCTCGGCGACATTCCGGTGCTCGGCGTGCTGTTCCGCAACAAGATCAAGATCCAGAACAAGACCGAGCTGCTGATCTTCATCACGCCGAAAATCCTCAGCGAAGGCCTGAAGGTAAACTGA